A region from the Lolium perenne isolate Kyuss_39 chromosome 4, Kyuss_2.0, whole genome shotgun sequence genome encodes:
- the LOC127293922 gene encoding amino acid transporter AVT1H, with protein sequence MASWWCRLLCPQPKQVASESVHGARLAAQRLCRRCDACDVEAGEPCKCARGQEEEGEKVAGDGRVVAVAMTGEQHYSKPTSTFVQSVINMVGMLIGLGQLSTPYALENGGWASVFLLVGLGIMCAYTAHIIGKCLDEDPSSKTYQDIGHQAFGSKGRVIASAFIYLEIFFALVSYTISLSDNIPLVFAGARLHLPWLHLSTTQLLTIIAVLVALPSLWLRNLSSISFLSFVGIVMSMIIFATIVCTAAFSNVGLGKHIPALRLDRIPAVSGLYMFSYAGHIVFPNIYTAMKDPSSFTKVSITSFSLVTVLYTALAFVGASLFGPTVNSQVTLSMPPRLVFTRVALWATVLTPVTKYALEFAPFAIQLEHHLPATMEPRARVIIRGSVGSAGLLLILALALSVPYFQYVLSLTGSLISVAISVIFPCAFYLKIRWGGLSRLVILLNAAMIALGFVLAVVGTASSAKLLAQSIQSGHVA encoded by the exons ATGGCGAGCTGGTGGTGCCGGTTGCTGTGCCCGCAGCCTAAGCAGGTGGCGAGCGAGAGCGTGCACGGTGCTCGGCTTGCGGCGCAACGGCTGTGCAGGCGCTGCGATGCCTGCGACGTCGAGGCCGGCGAGCCTTGCAAGTGCGCACGGGGGCAAGAGGAAGAGGGGGAGAAGGTCGCTGGCGACGGGAGGGTCGTGGCCGTGGCAATGACCGGTGAGCAGCACTACAGCAAGCCTACCAGCACCTTTGTCCAGTCGGTCATCAACATGGTTGGGATGCTCATAG GACTTGGGCAGCTCTCCACTCCCTATGCCTTGGAAAACGGCGGTTGGGCCTCAGTTTTCCTCCTTGTGGGCCTAGGCATCATGTGCGCCTATACCGCACACATCATCGGCAAGTGCCTAGACGAGGACCCTAGCTCCAAGACATACCAGGATATCGGCCACCAGGCGTTCGGCTCAAAGGGTCGAGTGATCGCCTCCGCATTCATCTACCTCGAGATCTTCTTCGCTCTGGTCTCTTACACCATCTCCCTCAGCGACAACATCCCGCTCGTCTTCGCCGGTGCCCGCCTCCACCTGCCATGGCTACACCTCAGTACCACGCAACTGCTCACTATCATCGCCGTCTTGGTGGCCCTTCCTAGCCTCTGGCTAAGGAACCTGTCATCAATATCCTTCCTCTCCTTCGTTGGCATCGTCATGTCGATGATCATCTTCGCCACCATCGTCTGCACCGCGGCCTTCAGCAATGTCGGCCTAGGAAAGCACATCCCTGCCCTGAGGCTTGACAGGATCCCGGCGGTGTCCGGCCTGTACATGTTCAGCTACGCCGGCCACATCGTGTTCCCCAACATCTACACGGCCATGAAAGACCCCTCGAGCTTTACCAAGGTCTCTATCACGAGCTTCTCCCTGGTCACCGTGCTCTACACGGCTCTGGCGTTCGTCGGCGCGAGCCTCTTCGGCCCCACCGTGAACTCCCAGGTCACGCTCAGCATGCCGCCGCGGCTCGTGTTCACGAGGGTGGCGCTGTGGGCGACCGTGCTCACGCCGGTCACCAAGTACGCGCTGGAGTTCGCGCCCTTTGCCATCCAGCTCGAGCACCACCTGCCGGCGACCATGGAGCCTCGCGCCCGGGTAATCATCCGTGGCAGCGTCGGCTCGGCGGGGCTTCTCCTCATCCTGGCATTGGCGCTCTCGGTTCCATATTTCCAATACGTGCTCAGCCTCACCGGATCGCTCATCAGCGTGGCCATCTCGGTCATCTTCCCCTGCGCCTTCTACCTCAAGATCCGCTGGGGCGGGCTGTCGCGGCTTGTCATCCTGCTGAATGCGGCAATGATCGCCCTTGGGTTTGTTCTTGCTGTTGTGGGGACTGCCTCATCGGCtaagttgctggcgcaaagtatACAGAGTGGGCATGTAGCGTAA